The sequence agacataatttacaaagaaccatttatgtttagtgagtcctgagtccaccagatcagaggcagtagggatgaccagggatgttctcttgataagtgcttgaatcggaccattttcctgtcctgctaagcaatcGAAGTGTACTttcgggtgtcagggaaaatgtatggagtacaaagtacattattttctttaggaatttaGTGGAGTAAaagatgtaaaaaatataaatagtaaagtccaGATatccccaaaaacgacttaaatagtactttaaagtatttttacttcagtactttacaccactgggtctGGTGAATCGTCTGAGAGCTTATTTGAGTTTAAACACCGACTAAAATACATAGTGAATGTTTCACATTCAAAGAGAGACATCCATTCATTCACATTGCAATCCAGGTAAAATAAACGAAACAACCATAGTATAGTCAAGGCACATTTATCTATAGTTATTTCAAGACAATCAATTAAACAGTTGAAGTAATCAGTTTTTTCACCAGATAACATAAAGATGACCAGTTGCAGTGTGCATTGCAGAGTTCAGTGCTGGTTGTCTCAGTACATTCTGACACAGAAGTCTCAGTCATTGTCATAAATGCAGTCTGTAAGAAAATAAACAAGTAGAACCATGTTTGAAAAATTATTATGCATTGGATTCCAAACAAATacaattaaaaataaatgtatgtaggcctacagttgaagtcggaagtttacatacaccttagccaaaaacatttaaactcagtttttcacaattcctgacattgaaCACTAGTAAAGATTCCCagttttaggtcagttatgatcaccactttattttaagaatgtgaaatgtcagaataatagtagaaagaaagatttatttcagcttttatttctttcatcacattcccagtgtgtcagaagtttacatacactcaattggtatttggtagcattgcctttaaattgtttaacttgggtcaaacgtttcaggtagccttccacaagcttcccacaataagttgggtgaattttggcccattcctccagacagagctggtgtaactgagtcaggtttgtaggcctccttgctcacacacactttcagttctgcccacaaattttctacaggattgaggtcagggctttgtgatggccactccaatactttgactttgttgtccttaagccattttgccacaacgttggaagtatgcttggggtcattgtccatttggaagacccatttgtgaccaagctttaacttcctgattgatgtcttgagatgttgctttaatatatccacataatttcccttcctcatgatgccatctattttgtgaagtgcaccagtccctcctgcagaaaagcaatCCCACaacttgatgctgccacccccatgcttcacggttgggaaagtgttcttcggcttgcaaacctccccctttttcctccaaacataacaatggtcattatggccaaacagttctatttttgtttcatcagaccagaggacatttctccaaaaagtacaatctttgtccccatgtgcagttgcaaaccgtagtctggcttttttatggcggttttggagcagtggcttcttccttgctgagcagcctttcaggtgatgtcgatataggactcgttttactgtggacatagatacttttgtacctatttcctccagcatcttcacaaggtcctttgctgttgttctgggattgttttgcacttttcgcaccaaagaacgtttatctctaggagacagaatgtgtctccttcctgagcggtatgacggctgtgtggtccaatggtgtttatacttgcgtactattgtttgtacagatgaacgtgataccttcaggtgtttggaaattgcccccaatgatgaaccagacttgtggaggtctacaattgttttcctgAGGtctcaaagaggcactgagtttgaaggtaggccttgaaatacatccacaggtacacctacaattgactcaaattatgtcaattagcctatcagaagcttctaaagccatgtcataattgtctggaattttccaagctgtttaaaggcacagtcaacttagtgtacgtaaacttctgacccactggaattgtgatacagtgaattataagtgaaataatctgtctgtaaacaattgatggaaaaatgatttgtgttatgcacaaagtagatgtcctaactgacttgccaaaactatagtttgttcacaagacatttgtggagtggttgaaaaatgagttttaatgactccaacctaagtgtatgtaaacttctgacttcaactgtatattatttcATCAGCCTGATTCTGTTAGTAGGCCTGTCTTGTCTGCAAAGTAATATCTTCAAAGCAGTCCGTACAGCTGGCAATGTCATTGTTTAAACAAAGTGTTGTACAGTTAGTCACAAATAATGGTaaaactttatttggatagtctatctacagactatcagtaacatgtaaactaactatctactaaccctagctctaaccctaacccttcttctaacccttaccctaacccttatcctaaccctaaatttaacccttatcctaaccctatacTTAACCATTACCCCAACccttattttaaacctaaccctaaccgtaaccttagcaagcagtttctTATCAactgatagtttgttgatagtatgatagtctgtagagcatctacagatggaaaatctggactatccaaataaagtgtgaacCAGATCATTTCtagaatggttttaaaacataCTTTCTCCTATGTCGTCATAAACATCTCCACCATCCCTGTTGAAGTAAAATCATATGTCAAAAcattagttgtgtgtgtgtgtgtgtgtgtgtgtgggtgtatgtgtgtgtgtgcgcacatgtgcGTGAACGTGTGAATATTTTGAGTGAGCGCATGCGTATTTCAACAAACAGAAATAACTCTTGAACTTACTGTGCAACATTGACCATGGACACATAACCAACTAGAAAAGAGGAATACATATTGCTATTAATCATTCATATTTGATTGTGAATAATTCATCCATAACAACTGATGCCAACTTACACTTCCCGTCTCTATTCCTGCCAATCAGTTTGCCGTTTGTTGGCTTCACAATGACATCGATCACCTCTCCTGGCTTCAACTGTAGGTCTTTATTCCCCCATTTCTTACTGTCCAAGGTAGGATCTATGGTAACATCATATAACACCTGGATCTCCCCTTCAAACTGACAGTGGAAGATGTCAACACAGTTACTACTACTCAAATCATGTAAGTAAGTACAATATAAATCTGACCATATAAAAAAGATAAATCGATTGATTATCAACAGAATGTTATCTGGGAATAACTGTGATTCtgtcattttaaaatgttttttaattgtatttaggTTTTCTACTTTATTCAGATATGGATAGTTTAAAACGAGACGGGAGACAGTAATGTGCCAGGCTCAACTAAATTATGTCATTATGCTTTCTCCTGTCACAATTAGACATTTTACCCTGAATTTTTTCCTGAATTCCTTTTCCTCTTTCTCAaacttctttttcttcttggggTCCATCACCTCTTGCTTTCCCTTAGGTGTCAGCTGAGGGGGACTGAAATGGAGAAACACAAAATGATTTAACTTAGGTATTGATTTCAAGCTCATTTGTGACTATTCAAGAGTATAGCTGACCCAACTCTGGCACTGTGACCCTCTTCTCACctgttgagaggaggaggaggggcagtAAAGCTCTGGGACTCCACGTCATCATATATCTCGTCTATGGACATAAGACAGACCAATGAAGCAACACACTTCTTTAACTTGATTACACAGTACACACCATACAGTACAATAAATAGAATGGTGGTTTTATTTAAAGAATACAGGGAAATAATATGACTGGGAAATAACTGGGAAGACTGTTGTTCACTTTCCCAGTGAACAAGTGATCATATCATTACCTCCCTCTTTAAACACTGTAGGTAGTGGAGGGGGAAATCTGAGAATGAAGATCAAACAGTTATTGAACAAAAAGATCAAGCTGGTGTATTCACTGTATTGAGATTATACATGCAAAAGGTTTCAGGGGTCAATCATAAAGGTAAAGGAGAGAAGGGATAAAAACGCTCTATGTGTCAATGCGGCGCTGTTCCAGCATCACTTTTGCAATAATACTTCTGACCACTAGATGTCAGTCAAATACTAAGCAACGATGAGGAACACCTCGTGAGTGAGAAACTGTATTACATTGACAAAGATTCCTACTCGATGCATAAAATATTCACAAAATCACCACATAGTTACATAATTGCATATACCTATTTTGATTTGATCCATCCACATCATCATAGATATCACCATCCTCAGCTGTcataagaagaaaaaaataacaacatGGCAAAAGGCTTGTTATTGCTATGGGACCGGCTGAGTAACATTCCATGCTTTGAACACTGCATATGCTGCAGTCTAGTTGTTTTTTGTAATTTGCTATATTACTGGTCTGTTATAAGTTCTGATGAATTATAGATAATATCAATATGAGACTTACCTTGTTGGACCTTGACCCCACTGAAAAACAAAAATCTAGACTATTGAAGCATAGACACCAATGGGTCACAATGACACATCACATAGACAACAAAGTAACCAACAATCCAAAGCTCTAACATTTAACATTTAgtttcttttttattttacctgCAGGCATTGTCCAGGATGCCTACATCATCGTAAATCTCAGGCTTTCTCTCAGACTGGTTAGGTAGGGGTCCTTTCTTCTGCTCCTTTATAAGGTCATAGTCAATGCCCACTGACTCAGTCCGTACATAGCCATCTACAACACAGCAAGGAGGAGGCAGtgagaacaggaagagagagggtggtgtgtgtgtgtgtgtgtgtatttatatgtgtgtatTTACTGTATGTGTATACACTTACAGTTTCCCTCATTGTTCCTGGCCAGCCAACGTCCCTCTGGGTTGTCAGTGATGCGTATGATATCTATAGTCTCTCCCTGTGCTAGTGGCAGGTCAGTCTTTCCTCCTTTACATTCCACCTGAGCCTTGGCTTTGTGAATCACCTGAATCGGCCCTGAGAGCTACAAACAGGGATATGTGTTACTCCACTACACATGGCTGTAATAGATATAACTCCAGATATATGCATATCCTGCTTACCTTGTACTTTTTCTTTGCCTCTTGCTCCTTCTTCTCTTTGGCTTTCTGCATTTTCTTCTCCTGCTCTAGTCGTTTCTTCTCCTCTTTGTCGCTCTTCTTCTCTTGCCCTTTCACTTCGTTGGTTTCTTTCGATCCTTTAGCCTCCTGTTCAATCCTgtcgtgagagagaaagagagtaaatGTTGGATAAAGAATTATACTGGGGTTGAGAATcaaacatataaactcagcaaaaaaataaacgtccctttttcaggaccctgtctttcaaagtaattcgtaaaaatacaaataacttcacagatcttcattgtaaagggtttaaacactgtttcccatgcttgttcaatgaaccataaacaattaatgaacatgcacctgtggaacggtcgttaagacactaacagattacagacggtaggcaattaaggtcacagttatgaaaactttgtTATGAAAAAACACAGTTATGAAAaccactaaagaggcctttctactgactctgaaaaacaccaaaagaaagatgcccaggactgcagatgtggccagggcaataaattacaatgtccgtactgtgagacgcctaagacagcgctacagggagaccggatggacagctgatcatcctcgcagtggcagaccacgtgtaacaacacctgcacaggatcggtacatccaaacatcagacctgcgggacaggtacaggatggcaacaacaactgcccaagttacaccaggaacgcattatccctccatcagtgctcagactgcccgcaataggctgagagaggctggactgagggcttgtaggcctgttgtaaggctggtcctcaccagacatcaccggcaacaacgtcacctacgggcacaaacccacccttgctggaccagacaggactggcaaaaagtgctctccaCTGaagagttgcggttttgtctcacccggggtgatggtcggattcacgtttatcgtaaaaggaatgagcgttatcaCCGAGGCCTGTATTCTGAAGCGGGACCGATTtgtaggtggagggtccgtcatggtctggggcggtgtgtcacagcatcatcggactgagcttgttgtcattgcaggcaatctcaaagttgtgcgttacagggaagacatcctcctccctcttgtggtacccttcctgcaggctcatcctgacatgaccctccagcatgacaatgccaccagccatactgctcgttctgtgtgtgatttcctgtaagacaggaatgtcagtgttctgccatggccagcgaagagcccggatctcaatcccattgagcacgtctgggacctgttggatcggagggtgagggctagggccattccccccagaaatgtccgggaacttgcaggtgccttggtggaagactggggtaacatctcacagcaagaactggcaaatcttgtgcagtccatgaggaggagatgcactgtagtacttaatgcagctggtggccacaccagatactggatgttacttttgattttgaccccccttttgttcagggacacattattccatttctgttagtcacatgtctgtggaacttgttcagtttatgtctcagttgttgaatcttatgttcatacaaatatttacacatgttaagtttgcagaaaataaacgcagttgacagtgagagggcgtttctttttttgctgagtttagatgatAATACAACAGAGGTGTCACTAttatatataaaacatatttttatgTTCTATTCATTATTTTTCTGTGATAAAGATTCCTctcaccatctctcctctaaGTCTTCATACATCTCTTCCTCACTCAACTCTGCCTGTTAGAGGATGGGACATACAATATTACAATCAAGCTTTAAAGTGAAGCTGCAAACTAACAGAAATGATTGTTATCAAAGACGGATTAAACTTGTTGTAGAGAAGTGGACTGTAAACATACTGTATCTAAATATGTAAATGACCATTCAAACACATTTTCAGTCAGAAGTGGCTTACTGAAGCTACATACCGCAAGTGTCTCGATATTGCTCTTTACCACTTCCTCTTTTCTCCCAGCATGTTATTTCTACAGCTATATGTGTCACACTTACTTTAACACCGATCATGTGCCCTGTCTAAATGCATGCTATGTACAGTGCAGTAACTAGTTGTACAGTTTCGAGGCTCCATATTACCGGTATCAGGCAAATCGGATATTATACCTCAATTTTCAGGTTGGGATGTCCTGTaatgaaaaccaaacaaacatatAAATCATATTCAGTTATATGTTCATTATTGACATAATTTATGTCTTAGCTTATATCCACAACATTGAGTATTAAACACACTTTTATTTCTTAATTTGAACCAATCATCTTTGTTCCACCAAATTATTTAGGGCCTAGCTACACATATTATTCACAATGCCCCGTAGCGCTCGTATAGGTGAGGTTGTGTAAGAATGGAAGTGGCACCTCCAGGGGGAAGGGGTGAAGGGAGATTCATGACCCCAATGTCGTCATAGCTCTCCTCCTGGTCGGCCTGGATTCTGATCATCATTCATGgttagaaagacacacacacacacacacacacacacggtcattcATGTTATTATCACAACACCAAAGACTTTagaacagggatgggcaactttgatggggttggggggccacaaaaaaaactgaatttaagaataaccagtgttgtgttcgagaccacCTAAAGCAAGACCGATTCAAGACCAACACCGGAGCAAATCAAGTCcaagtcaagaccaagaccggagggGGAGCGAGACTGAGTGAAGACCGGGAGGGGGACAAGAGGTCTGAGatcgagtcaagaccgagaccagaattttttttgtccaaTTCAAGACCGTGACTGTAATTTTGTCAAATCGTCACCATAATAAGAGTTCAACATTTCCAGTATTTCTGTAATaatatttcagaagaacatatgGATTCTTTATACATTCAGAATGGTAAAGAAAAATGCATGCAGAGGGCAAATAGAGATGCTCTACAAATGTTTACTAACTCAAACACAGCAGGGAACAATGAGGACCTTCTATGCTTTCAGAGAAAGGCTAAGGATTTATagcataatacaaataataataataatattatttcaATGATGTTCTGATTTAGTCTCTTCAGTTTTTGTTAGAACGGAAAAGGTTAAAactgaagagaaaaaaatatccaATCAATATttttctagctagctaagttagccacTGGCTAGGCCATCCGAAACTTGATAGaaggcatctgccattcaactgtattagggaaacattttagagtgacagtggaatcaaccaatcacattgaCTTGTAATTGACCCAACAGGTCAAAGGTTTTCCCACGGTTTAATTAACTAGCTAGCTTTTGTTATAGGCTAGTTTGCAGCGGCTGCAGTGGGTGTTATCGAAGTGGACGTTGTTGCTCATTTTTtagcttctctccttctccccaagAATAACTTTCAAAAAGAAGTTCAGTTTCAAATGATCATCATCTGGTGGAACTGTGTTTTTTATTAAAGCTCACATACTGTTGATAAccatctctttgaaaataacttgtgtgtgtgaaacacattgttgcatttaaactTTAGATCAGTGGTTACTTTGTGTGCTAAACGTGAAATGTtttttgcaatgggaagtaatagttgtacatttcgattgggaaatgcttacccaatggttgtgtttttgtattcttatgattgggacctactggcttattatgtcCGAGTGCAtggactgctgtctttccatcgaGCCTATGCAGTGGTGTAGTTGTGCCTGGAAAAGTGGGTCCTGTGTGAAGCAAAGGCGCCCTTGGGAAAAATCCTATTGGATTTTTcaggttttcactctcaaaataaCGCCAAAAATGTGATGTTGTAAGTCAAcagcaatgcttaaaccacaccaGGAGACCACTGTTGATGTCTGGGAAAAATCTAGAATTTTGGGGGGGAGGATATAGTTGCCCTTTAATTCAATTGAGCAAAACAAATGATACAAATCAGCATTATATCATTCTGTCAGGTAGGCCTACATTGCAGTCAACATTTAATTGGGAAGGTTTTTTGGGGAAAACCTTTAGAAATGTTCATGCAAACAGCACATGATGACTGGATTACACATCACAAATAGCCAACTAACCAAGACTTGTTGACCAAACGTTTTCAATGCACGGTTTGATTACCCAATGTTGCATTAGTTCGCATTTACTGTTGGATATAATATGTTGAAACGTCTTTCCTACCAACCAGCTAccgatgtcattcttctgtgagctgctccatgaAAACCAGTTGAGAGCTTCGCGCTCTTCCTGCCTGTAGATGATATTCAGTTGAAACTAGGCTATATGTGCTGCGCGCATGTTAATTCATTTCACGTGCTTTCtgattgtgtaggctactttgtgcatgatttctctattgtagCCTACTACATCATTAATACGTCGTATACCATCACTACACTACTTTGAGATGCACCAGAAGGGATTAAGAAGGGTGTATAGGCAATGCCCACTGAAAAGAAAGTGGGTATAGGACGTATACCTATGtatagcctccactacaccactgaccctttgtgttttacaaaaaATGCACTCTAATACTTGAGTGAGCTGGTATTATGGTTGCTGTCCTTTCCGCATCATgagcctgtcacacactgaaggcctaggtCCAATAGGTTTGCCACTGTGCAAATATGTCTATAATAGATTTAAAGACTGTTAAAATTTCACCCTGTCTCCCCTTTACTTATAGTGAATGCACAACCTTCAACAATTTCCCCTACTCTTCCCTACCAGCGAGTCAAGGAATTTTGGGAAAAAGTTTGAGCATATTTCTTTCATGAAAATAAAGGACAGTAATGGTACGAGTAAGGAAGGAATCCCAGGTTTCAATAGTCCACAAGATATTCATGTTTCAAaaaggagtgtatatatttggACCGGCGAAGCGATTTTAtggctgactgaatggaagctgttTTTTTACTCTGCTGGTCTCGGCTGGTTCCTGAAGAAATTATGAGTCCTCACTGTCCGAGACTAGTCAAGACCGAGTATCCGACACCGAGACAAAATAGAGACACTCAATATCTGGTCTCGAGACCGGACttgagtactacaacactgggAATAACATCCAAAAGTCTACAGTGTGTCAGTTCCTTCCATATGTTTTTGTCTGTGTATGATATCAGTAAGTATGTGATATTAAGAACCCCAgtagcttcctgtgacaacctaAATATAGAAATTAGCTCAGTGGCGTATCGCGCGCGTGGGGGGAGGCTATAGGGGTGTGTGGTACGCTAGTGAGTTAGCCTATGGTGGTTAACGTTTGTATGCTGTAAGGAGTTTCTTCTTGAATCGGTGATTCTCATAAGCCAAGTATTGTACTTACATAGCTGCaggggagttagagaggaggcagGGTGTCAGAGGTGCAGGGAAACTGCTGGTGTGGGGAGCAAGAGGACAAGGAGGAGGCCCCGCTGCGCTCAACTCAGGACCTGTCACACAACAACAAAGCAATAGAACCATGCTTGTTGTGCATGTTTTctcctaatggttaaggttagaatttgaggagggtaagctgatcctagatctgtgccttagCTTCTACCTCTGGTTCTGTCATTCTCTTTATGAGACATGATGACATATTTAAGGAAGAGGACTGGGTCTTGTGACATGTCAACTAGACACAATAATTAGGTTTTAATGTATTTCGGGTGTAcatagaggaaaggagaagagatcTCACCTTCAGTCCTAAACCTCTGTAAGGTAACATGGGGAGGCCTGTTGGGTTTCAGAGGAGGGTCCCCCAGAGAAAACACATTAGGCAGGGGTTTCTTCTTAGGGGCAGAGGGATCATCATTCTCTTCATGAGGGACCAGTCCATCCTTCGCTGCAGCTTGCGCTGTCAGGAAGTTGGGTTTCAGAGTGAGAGGAGGTTGGGGAGGCATACATTTGCTAGAGTTCAAAGTTTGGAGGCTTGCTTCACTTTCCTGTCTAGAGAGGGAGTTCTGCTGGGTGTGGGGTGGAACGAATTTGAACATGGAGATCGGGCGCAATTTGGGGGTGGATGGTGTTGGATGTTCCTTCAGGGTCTCCTGGTCAAGGTTGGACTGCAGTGATGACATGGAGATCTTTGGTTTGAGGGCTAAGGGCAGTTTAGGGACTGTAGCGGTGTTTTCTGACTCACTGTCCTTTACCCACGGGGGTTTGGCTGAGCCTGAGGCCAGAGCCGGTTTGACCTTGTTGTCCAGAAAGGCTGTGTTGACAGGAGGTCTTTTCAGTGGAGGTATGGTGAAAGAGGACTCAGGCCCTGAAGACTTTGTGTCCCTGATGGTCTCAAAAGGCCTGGGTTTGAAGGACTGGGGTTTGGGGAACAAGGTTCCTACATCTTCTCTGGCTGCGGTCTCAAATTtcttctgaaacacaggcttagTTGCAGGGGAGTTAGTGATGGTCAGGGCTTCTCCTGATCGACTCTTCTCCAGGGCAGCTAGCTTGGCTAAGAGAGGGGAACTAGTGGAGAGGCTGGAGTGGGATGCCAGTTTAGGGTGAACCCCTCCCTCCACGGGGCTGCCTTCTCCTGTGTTGAAACGAGCCATAAGAGCCCTGACGTCTGATCTTTCCTCCTGGGTAGAAATATGGTGAGAGAATTACATACATTGTGTCATTTTGGCGTTACtttgattgtaaataagaatagaagatgtttctgaacaattctacattaatgtggatgctaccatgattacggaaaATCATGAATTCATCATAAATAATGATGGTCATACCCTCAAAAAACATGAATAAAGATCGTACCTCCCAAaaaagctaacctctcaccattaccaataactggGAAGGTTAGCATCTTTTCaggggtatgatctttgtgcctctgtacctttctcactcatcattatttacCGTTCATTCATGaatatccataatcatggtagcatccacattaatttaGAATTTTTCAGAAACAtctattcttatttataataaaagtgactcaaATTAGACgatacattattcaccattctgTTCCTTTGGGCACAAAATCatctaaaacacaaccaaaacaaacagcaaatgattCCAACAAGtatgtagtcacaagcttgatgtagtcattgcatgctaggaatatcgGACAAAATActcaacttttgactactttaatacactatgagtgaattTGTCAGAGTACTCAtgatgacttcttcaaatggggggagCAGAAACATAAAGTTCTTTCACTTCTCAACGATAAATCAGATATGTATGAAttcatgaaaataccctcaattaAAAGGTGATGTTCTGTACTGTCGCCTCCTATGAGacattttagcttcactgtccaaataaatacggaAGGGAGTGTATACTGTATTACATTTATCTCAATGTCTTCCTCTCCTTTAATTGCACTGATCTGAAAACCAAGGACAGGACAGATGAAACCACGAAGGTGATGTTGATTTTGCCTGTCCAGTACTTTCCAATCAGTGAGGAGACAAGATGATTCCTCTTTAGACCATTGGGATACAGATGCAGCCATATTTTACCCATACCTTTAATTCACAGCAAAATACATTAATACATGTGACTCAATGACTCGTTCTAACAGTCCTTATTAAAAAGGTTTCCTTTCAGCTTTATTTGGCAGGCAAATATCTGTAAGAGACGTCCACAACCATGGCATACATCAGAAATAAGATAATTAACTAAAAGGTAACTTCAAATAAACCAGAACGTTCTTTGGGAAAGTAATTCTTTAGACTTTGTAGATATACACACTCAAAAATCAATTTCCTCCCATGGCATCCACCCTGACACAAGCACTCACCTAATCTGTCCACGTTTCTCCATACACTGTATAGCCCTGGCCTTGTGTGGGTCTGGAGACAATGTAATACTATCCTTTACAAAGACCTATGATTTTTATACATACACAGGAAGTGTATGGGCTATTACTATTCTGATCAAGGGAGGTGAGAAATGAGAAGTGCTATCGGCAGTCTGTACACAGTTTATATGAACACAACCACTGTCATAGCAACTGACATACATTGGCATTTTAACTACCAAACCGTAGCTGCTTTGAGCCAAtagtacagtggcttgtgaaagtattc comes from Salmo salar chromosome ssa20, Ssal_v3.1, whole genome shotgun sequence and encodes:
- the LOC106580587 gene encoding FYN-binding protein 1, whose product is MARFNTGEGSPVEGGVHPKLASHSSLSTSSPLLAKLAALEKSRSGEALTITNSPATKPVFQKKFETAAREDVGTLFPKPQSFKPRPFETIRDTKSSGPESSFTIPPLKRPPVNTAFLDNKVKPALASGSAKPPWVKDSESENTATVPKLPLALKPKISMSSLQSNLDQETLKEHPTPSTPKLRPISMFKFVPPHTQQNSLSRQESEASLQTLNSSKCMPPQPPLTLKPNFLTAQAAAKDGLVPHEENDDPSAPKKKPLPNVFSLGDPPLKPNRPPHVTLQRFRTEGPELSAAGPPPCPLAPHTSSFPAPLTPCLLSNSPAAIIQADQEESYDDIGVMNLPSPLPPGGHPNLKIEAELSEEEMYEDLEERWIEQEAKGSKETNEVKGQEKKSDKEEKKRLEQEKKMQKAKEKKEQEAKKKYKLSGPIQVIHKAKAQVECKGGKTDLPLAQGETIDIIRITDNPEGRWLARNNEGNYGYVRTESVGIDYDLIKEQKKGPLPNQSERKPEIYDDVGILDNACSGVKVQQAEDGDIYDDVDGSNQNRFPPPLPTVFKEGDEIYDDVESQSFTAPPPPLNSPPQLTPKGKQEVMDPKKKKKFEKEEKEFRKKFRFEGEIQVLYDVTIDPTLDSKKWGNKDLQLKPGEVIDVIVKPTNGKLIGRNRDGKFGYVSMVNVAQDGGDVYDDIGENCIYDND